In the genome of Hymenobacter taeanensis, one region contains:
- a CDS encoding GNAT family N-acetyltransferase has protein sequence MLLRRATVADIPHIGQLFYTTITEINSADYSPAQIEAWRGGWQNTAGWQAKLEAQYFLVAEAPDGLAGFASLCPDGYLDFLFVSAQHQRQGVARELLQALLQQAAALGLSTVHTDASRTARPFFAHHGFVVERAQQPVIRGVEIPNFRMVKPLTFLHSDNQL, from the coding sequence ATGCTACTTCGCCGGGCCACCGTGGCTGATATTCCGCACATCGGGCAGTTGTTCTATACCACCATCACCGAGATCAACTCCGCCGACTACTCTCCCGCTCAGATAGAAGCCTGGCGGGGCGGGTGGCAGAACACGGCGGGGTGGCAAGCCAAACTAGAGGCCCAGTACTTTCTGGTAGCCGAAGCGCCTGATGGGCTGGCCGGATTTGCCTCCCTGTGCCCCGATGGTTACTTAGACTTCCTCTTTGTAAGTGCCCAGCACCAGCGCCAGGGAGTAGCCCGAGAGCTGCTGCAAGCACTGCTGCAGCAAGCGGCTGCGCTAGGCCTATCCACGGTGCATACCGATGCCAGCCGAACGGCTCGCCCGTTTTTTGCACATCATGGGTTTGTGGTGGAGCGGGCACAGCAGCCGGTAATTCGGGGGGTTGAAATCCCCAACTTTCGAATGGTGAAACCACTCACCTTTCTTCACTCAGACAATCAGCTTTAG
- a CDS encoding peroxiredoxin → MSVLVGKRAPSFKATAVIDGEFEEDFSLDRYLGKKHVIFYFYPADFTFVCPTEIIAFQERLADFEEKGVAIVGCSTDSHFSHFAWLQTARDNGGIEGVTYPLVADASKTIAANYDVLGGHYDYNEAGEMIFVGSPLAYRGLFLIDKDGIVRHQVVNDGPLGRSIDEAMRMVDALQYFEKNGEVCPANWEEGKEAMSATREGVANYLGKHAAH, encoded by the coding sequence ATGTCAGTTCTTGTTGGCAAACGCGCTCCTTCTTTCAAAGCCACCGCTGTTATCGACGGCGAATTTGAGGAGGACTTTTCTCTCGACCGCTACCTGGGCAAGAAGCACGTGATTTTCTACTTCTACCCCGCCGACTTCACGTTTGTGTGCCCCACCGAAATCATTGCTTTCCAAGAGCGCTTAGCTGATTTCGAGGAAAAAGGAGTGGCTATTGTTGGCTGCTCTACCGACTCGCACTTCTCGCACTTTGCCTGGCTGCAAACCGCCCGCGACAATGGCGGCATTGAAGGCGTAACTTACCCACTCGTGGCTGATGCCAGCAAAACCATTGCGGCTAACTACGACGTGCTGGGTGGCCACTATGATTATAACGAAGCCGGCGAGATGATTTTCGTGGGCTCGCCCCTGGCCTATCGTGGCCTGTTCCTGATTGACAAAGACGGCATTGTGCGCCACCAGGTGGTAAACGACGGGCCGCTGGGCCGCAGCATTGATGAGGCTATGCGCATGGTTGACGCCCTGCAATACTTTGAGAAGAACGGCGAAGTGTGCCCCGCAAACTGGGAAGAAGGCAAGGAGGCAATGTCGGCTACCCGTGAGGGCGTAGCCAACTACCTCGGTAAGCACGCTGCTCACTAA
- a CDS encoding Fur family transcriptional regulator — MSHSTDPHSLSAPPTQDQLRGRLGQAGLRATRQRVVILESLLTLPGHPTAEQVHRRVVTQEPTISLGTVYKALDAFVAAGLTRRVASAEGASRRYDADCSEHHHLFCTNTQEIMDYCDPQLDHLIRDFFAARGLQNFQPHSFSLHITGVKRPD, encoded by the coding sequence GTGAGCCATTCCACTGATCCTCATTCTCTTTCAGCCCCGCCCACTCAAGACCAATTGCGCGGCCGTTTAGGCCAGGCGGGCCTCCGGGCCACCCGCCAGCGGGTAGTCATTCTAGAAAGCCTCCTGACGCTGCCAGGCCACCCAACGGCGGAGCAGGTACACCGCCGGGTAGTAACGCAGGAACCTACCATTTCGCTGGGTACGGTGTACAAAGCCCTCGACGCCTTTGTAGCGGCCGGCCTTACTCGCCGCGTAGCATCGGCAGAAGGGGCTTCGCGCCGGTACGATGCGGATTGCTCAGAGCATCATCACTTGTTCTGCACCAACACCCAGGAAATCATGGACTACTGCGACCCGCAGCTCGACCATCTGATTCGGGACTTTTTTGCCGCTCGGGGGCTGCAGAACTTTCAGCCTCATTCCTTTTCGCTGCACATCACTGGGGTAAAGCGCCCCGATTAA
- a CDS encoding amino acid kinase family protein, translated as MGREGSDYTAAILAYCLDAAAVVIWKDVAGLLNADPKVFRDTVRYPEVSYQETIEMAYYGASVIHPKTIKPLAVRQIPLLVKSFLDPAAEGTKIHNCRHGLLAPAYIRKTNQCLLSFESKDLTFISEENLEVIFGALAQVRLKIHLMQNSAISFSVCTDFSAYRLDKLLALLRDQFSIHYNTGLDLYTIKNYNAASIRRLTEDRQLLLEQRTRQTFQFVCRTDSHEHLR; from the coding sequence CTGGGCCGGGAAGGCTCAGACTACACGGCCGCCATTCTGGCCTACTGCCTGGATGCGGCAGCAGTAGTGATTTGGAAAGATGTGGCAGGCCTGCTGAATGCCGACCCCAAAGTGTTTCGTGATACGGTGCGCTACCCAGAGGTGAGCTATCAGGAAACCATTGAAATGGCGTATTACGGAGCCTCCGTTATCCATCCGAAGACTATAAAACCCTTGGCCGTCCGCCAGATTCCGCTGCTGGTGAAGTCGTTTCTGGATCCAGCGGCGGAGGGCACCAAGATTCACAATTGCCGCCACGGTCTGCTGGCGCCCGCCTACATCCGCAAAACCAACCAGTGTTTGCTGTCATTTGAGTCGAAGGACCTGACGTTTATCTCGGAGGAAAACCTGGAGGTGATATTTGGCGCGTTGGCTCAGGTACGGCTCAAGATTCACCTGATGCAGAACTCCGCTATCAGCTTTTCCGTGTGCACTGATTTTTCAGCCTACCGCCTCGATAAGTTACTGGCCCTGCTGCGCGACCAGTTCTCTATTCACTATAACACCGGCCTAGACCTGTATACTATTAAGAACTACAACGCGGCCAGCATCCGGCGCCTGACCGAGGACCGCCAGCTGCTGCTGGAACAACGCACTCGCCAAACTTTTCAGTTCGTGTGCCGCACTGACTCGCACGAGCACCTGCGCTGA
- a CDS encoding amino acid kinase family protein yields the protein MQKPHQLTIYKFGGASVKDAAAIRNLRHIVATTGAGLELLIVVSAMGKTTNALEEIFQLAYNGQEYEAAFAQVADFHRVVAAELFPDAAAAPSHPVHALLEQLHDRLATLTPGDYDKQYDQIVSYGELLATRIVAEALQAQWLDCRPLLRTDHTWREGRLDWPTTERTLRTTVPPLLQQGPVVTQGFLGAQLADKPLPWAGKAQTTRPPFWPTAWMRQQ from the coding sequence ATGCAGAAACCGCATCAGCTTACTATTTATAAGTTCGGAGGCGCATCAGTGAAGGACGCCGCCGCCATCCGGAACCTCCGTCATATTGTAGCTACTACGGGCGCGGGCCTTGAGCTGCTCATTGTAGTATCAGCCATGGGCAAAACAACTAATGCCCTTGAGGAGATATTTCAACTGGCCTACAATGGGCAGGAGTATGAGGCGGCTTTTGCGCAAGTAGCAGACTTTCACCGGGTAGTAGCGGCTGAGCTCTTTCCTGATGCGGCAGCTGCTCCCAGTCACCCCGTGCACGCCTTGCTGGAGCAGCTCCATGACCGGCTGGCTACCCTCACCCCCGGCGACTACGACAAGCAGTATGACCAGATAGTTAGCTACGGGGAGTTGCTGGCCACGCGTATTGTGGCGGAGGCCCTGCAAGCGCAATGGTTAGACTGCCGCCCCCTGCTTCGTACTGACCACACCTGGCGCGAGGGTCGCCTAGACTGGCCTACCACGGAGCGCACCCTACGCACCACCGTCCCCCCTCTGTTGCAACAAGGGCCCGTGGTTACCCAAGGCTTTTTGGGGGCACAGCTAGCGGACAAACCACTACCCTGGGCCGGGAAGGCTCAGACTACACGGCCGCCATTCTGGCCTACTGCCTGGATGCGGCAGCAGTAG
- the fbp gene encoding class 1 fructose-bisphosphatase — protein MNQHDKLALPVGTTLDRFIMRKQEDFPYATGELSQLLRDIALAAKIVNREINRSGLIDIAGAYGNRNVQGEDQQKLDVIANIRFIRALRNGGEVCTIISEEDEDVIQTGNVQGKYVVAIDPLDGSSNIDVNVSIGTIFSIYRRVSPTGSEGTSQDFLQPGTHQVAAGYVIYGSSTMMVYTTGNGVNGFTYEPSLGEFFLSHPNIQTPSSGAIYSINEGSSESFSEGMKAFVSHCKEQSYSARYIGSLVADFHRNLLKGGIYVYPPTAKAPNGKLRLMYECNPLAFIVEQAGGKSSNGRRRTMEIEPKEMHERCPLFIGSPELVDKAEEFLANEHAASQVVNG, from the coding sequence ATGAATCAACACGACAAACTGGCCCTGCCCGTTGGCACTACTCTTGACCGCTTTATCATGCGTAAGCAGGAAGACTTTCCGTATGCCACCGGGGAGCTTTCCCAATTACTGCGTGATATTGCGTTGGCAGCCAAAATCGTGAACCGCGAAATAAACCGCTCCGGCCTGATTGATATTGCCGGCGCTTATGGCAACCGCAATGTGCAGGGCGAAGACCAGCAGAAGCTTGATGTTATTGCCAACATCCGCTTCATTCGGGCACTGCGCAACGGGGGAGAGGTATGCACCATCATTTCCGAGGAAGATGAGGACGTAATCCAGACGGGTAACGTGCAAGGCAAATACGTAGTAGCCATCGACCCCCTCGATGGCTCTTCTAACATTGACGTGAACGTTAGCATCGGGACCATCTTCAGCATCTATCGGCGCGTGTCGCCTACAGGGAGCGAAGGTACCAGTCAGGATTTCCTGCAGCCCGGGACTCATCAGGTTGCGGCCGGCTATGTTATCTATGGCTCCAGCACCATGATGGTGTACACCACCGGCAATGGCGTGAATGGCTTTACGTATGAGCCTTCACTGGGCGAGTTCTTCCTTTCGCACCCCAATATCCAAACTCCGAGTTCCGGCGCTATTTATTCTATCAACGAAGGAAGCTCAGAATCTTTTTCTGAGGGCATGAAAGCGTTTGTGTCGCACTGCAAAGAACAGAGCTATTCAGCGCGCTACATTGGGTCCCTGGTGGCTGACTTCCACCGGAATTTGCTCAAGGGTGGCATTTACGTGTATCCGCCCACCGCAAAGGCCCCCAACGGTAAGTTGCGCCTCATGTACGAGTGCAACCCGCTGGCCTTTATTGTGGAGCAGGCCGGAGGCAAATCCAGCAATGGCCGCCGCCGCACCATGGAAATTGAGCCCAAGGAAATGCACGAGCGGTGTCCGTTATTCATTGGCTCACCTGAGCTGGTAGATAAGGCTGAAGAGTTTTTGGCTAACGAACATGCTGCTAGCCAAGTAGTTAATGGCTAG
- a CDS encoding DUF5606 family protein: MPYDLKEVAAISGMPGLYRLLKPTRAGVIIESLDAKATRSVASARNKVSLLHEISIYTQDYDQTVPLTEVFDRIHQKYGAELPLSNKSDDRDLTAFMGEIIPDYDRDRVYMSDIKKLVTWYRAVSSTLEYQAPATDGAEATEEATPTEATKAAKQDVPANDEAMSTAGIIPATEEDNAAANPEAATPKTAKKASKKA, encoded by the coding sequence ATGCCCTACGACCTGAAGGAAGTTGCCGCCATCAGCGGAATGCCCGGTCTGTACCGCCTGCTGAAGCCCACCCGCGCTGGCGTTATTATTGAGTCTCTGGATGCTAAAGCAACCCGTTCCGTGGCCTCGGCCCGCAATAAGGTGTCGCTGCTCCATGAAATTTCTATTTATACCCAGGACTACGACCAGACCGTGCCCCTTACCGAGGTGTTTGACCGCATTCATCAGAAGTACGGCGCTGAGTTGCCTTTGAGCAACAAGTCTGATGATCGGGATCTGACGGCCTTTATGGGCGAGATTATTCCGGACTACGACCGTGACCGGGTATACATGTCAGACATTAAGAAACTGGTGACCTGGTACCGCGCTGTAAGCAGCACCCTGGAATACCAGGCGCCTGCTACTGACGGGGCTGAGGCTACTGAAGAAGCAACTCCTACGGAGGCTACAAAAGCCGCTAAACAGGACGTGCCAGCCAACGATGAAGCCATGAGCACCGCGGGCATCATTCCGGCAACGGAGGAGGATAACGCTGCCGCTAACCCAGAGGCTGCTACGCCCAAAACAGCTAAGAAGGCCAGCAAAAAAGCGTAA
- a CDS encoding energy transducer TonB — MKTFPLLLGIGLLALSAPAMAQKKAPIKTDAPSPETAPAQEAPASAQKAIPVAEYYEGGQDAMYAFIIQELKYPILAKRNRIQGQCIVSFTLNTDGTLSGIKLVKNIGGGCGEEALRVARLLKFKKPDYAILTSLPITFKL; from the coding sequence ATGAAAACATTCCCCCTCCTGCTGGGTATCGGCTTGCTAGCCCTGTCGGCGCCGGCTATGGCTCAGAAAAAGGCTCCAATTAAAACGGATGCGCCTTCTCCAGAAACCGCACCTGCTCAAGAGGCACCGGCTTCAGCGCAGAAGGCTATTCCGGTAGCAGAATATTACGAAGGTGGCCAAGATGCCATGTACGCCTTTATTATTCAGGAGCTGAAATACCCTATTCTGGCTAAGCGCAACCGCATTCAGGGCCAGTGCATTGTAAGCTTCACGCTCAATACCGACGGCACTCTTTCCGGAATTAAGCTGGTGAAGAACATTGGCGGTGGTTGTGGTGAAGAAGCGTTGCGCGTTGCACGCTTGCTGAAGTTCAAAAAGCCTGATTACGCTATTTTAACTAGCCTGCCCATCACCTTCAAGCTCTAG
- the yihA gene encoding ribosome biogenesis GTP-binding protein YihA/YsxC: MIIREAKFLMSNSRVEQCPAPTLPEYAFIGRSNVGKSSLINMLTGHKGLAKTSSLPGKTQLINHFLINNEWYLVDLPGYGYAKVSKEARVKWGRMINYYLHKRENLACVFVLLDSRHPPQAVDLDFMETLGSGGIPFVMVFTKADKLSGSRAQQNVVDYLRKMEETWDEVPRHFITSAEEKLGREEVLGFIEEVNRQLAEEASNT, from the coding sequence ATGATAATTCGCGAAGCGAAATTTCTAATGAGCAACTCCCGCGTGGAGCAATGCCCTGCCCCTACTCTTCCTGAATACGCCTTTATTGGGCGCTCCAATGTGGGTAAGTCTTCCTTAATCAATATGCTCACTGGGCATAAAGGTTTAGCAAAGACTTCTTCACTGCCAGGTAAAACTCAGTTGATCAATCATTTCCTGATTAATAATGAGTGGTACCTGGTAGATTTACCAGGTTACGGTTACGCCAAAGTAAGTAAAGAGGCCCGTGTAAAATGGGGCCGCATGATTAATTATTATTTACACAAAAGAGAAAATTTAGCCTGCGTTTTTGTTTTACTGGATTCACGTCATCCGCCACAAGCAGTTGATCTTGATTTTATGGAAACGCTTGGTTCTGGTGGTATTCCATTTGTAATGGTATTTACGAAGGCGGATAAACTTTCGGGTTCACGCGCACAGCAAAATGTTGTGGATTACCTGCGCAAGATGGAAGAGACGTGGGATGAGGTTCCGCGCCACTTCATCACTTCGGCAGAAGAAAAGCTAGGCCGGGAGGAAGTGCTAGGCTTTATCGAAGAAGTCAACCGCCAACTGGCTGAAGAAGCGTCAAATACGTAA
- a CDS encoding OmpA family protein — protein sequence MAQPALAQSTRKQLKTANKYFDQENYRASIPFYEQVLAKEPNNALALFRAGIAYMSFDKEKASDYIYKAQKLKPKVSKDVEYWLGRVDHLNYNFDEAIQHFQAYNTTLKQKDSRKKELAQLIQHSKNAKVQFNSPKDIFVKNLGPTINTQYSEHSPVISNDDKLLLFTSRGENVTGAGATNGKSKGNVAADGEYYEDIFEAKRIDEDEWEKPRSLSGALNGKGHDASIQVFDNDTKMLMYRQDENGDIFYSERSGGDWTEPKKLNNNINSKAFESDAYITPDGRTIYFSTGKFSEDGTLDIYYSTRQPGGDWGPAKSVGGAINTLYDDDSPYLSRDGKTLYFSSRGHNTMGGYDIFKSDWDSVGNKWGRPENMGYPINTPDDDTYYRLSPDGSYAYLSSYRIGGYGEKDIYTINYIKNAIIRGKVFSKRDSSTVIPGVELVFSGTQADKTALSYRDVTKPITGDYQVNVLSGRTYQVAVSKDGKNIETQEFAVPISTNDSTVVEKNFYVDYIDTTSMLASQFKKIYFDTDKYNLRPESIQELNNISNILKANPGINISIEGHCDSRNTDEYNIVLGQNRANASYNYLKKSGIPETRMVTVSYGERRPAAPNDSPENMQLNRRVEFRVILKEGEAMPQFNPGTGAGTGTGTTSTSTTSSSSSTSRTTVPLAPGKSKVKLPDGTKVKTKVDEDSDKVKVKTKGANDEKSKTVTKDGTIDSKVKEADGSKTKVKTDND from the coding sequence GTGGCCCAACCTGCCCTGGCCCAAAGCACGCGTAAACAGCTAAAAACGGCTAATAAGTACTTTGATCAGGAGAATTACCGGGCTTCTATTCCTTTTTACGAACAAGTATTGGCCAAGGAGCCGAACAACGCTCTCGCGCTGTTTCGGGCTGGTATTGCCTACATGTCCTTCGATAAGGAAAAGGCTAGTGATTACATCTACAAAGCGCAAAAGCTGAAGCCGAAGGTTTCAAAAGATGTAGAATATTGGCTGGGCCGGGTAGATCACCTGAACTATAACTTCGACGAGGCTATTCAGCACTTCCAGGCGTACAACACTACCCTGAAGCAGAAAGACTCGCGCAAGAAGGAGCTAGCGCAGCTGATTCAGCACAGCAAAAACGCTAAAGTGCAGTTCAACAGTCCCAAGGATATCTTTGTAAAAAACCTTGGCCCCACCATTAACACGCAGTACTCAGAGCACAGCCCGGTTATCTCCAATGATGACAAACTGCTGCTGTTTACTTCGCGTGGCGAGAATGTAACTGGTGCCGGCGCCACCAACGGCAAAAGCAAGGGCAACGTTGCGGCCGATGGTGAATACTACGAAGACATCTTTGAGGCAAAGCGCATTGACGAGGATGAATGGGAAAAGCCTCGTTCACTGAGTGGTGCTTTGAACGGTAAAGGTCACGATGCTTCTATTCAGGTATTCGACAACGATACCAAAATGCTGATGTACCGTCAGGATGAAAATGGTGACATTTTCTATTCTGAGCGCTCTGGCGGCGACTGGACGGAGCCCAAGAAGTTGAATAATAATATCAACTCAAAGGCTTTTGAGTCTGATGCTTACATTACGCCAGATGGCAGGACCATCTACTTCTCTACGGGTAAGTTTTCTGAGGATGGTACGCTGGATATTTACTACTCTACTCGCCAGCCAGGCGGCGACTGGGGTCCTGCCAAGTCGGTAGGAGGAGCTATTAACACGCTCTACGATGATGATAGCCCTTATTTGAGCCGCGATGGTAAAACGTTGTACTTCTCTTCGCGTGGTCACAACACCATGGGTGGCTACGATATCTTCAAATCAGACTGGGACTCTGTAGGCAACAAGTGGGGCCGGCCAGAGAACATGGGCTACCCCATCAACACTCCCGACGATGATACCTATTATCGTTTAAGCCCTGATGGTAGCTATGCTTACCTGTCGTCGTACCGCATTGGTGGCTACGGTGAAAAGGATATCTACACCATCAACTACATCAAAAATGCCATCATTCGGGGTAAGGTGTTCAGCAAGCGCGACAGCAGCACCGTCATTCCGGGTGTAGAGCTGGTGTTCAGCGGCACTCAGGCCGACAAAACCGCCCTGAGCTACCGTGATGTAACCAAGCCTATCACCGGTGACTACCAAGTAAACGTGCTCTCGGGCCGTACGTACCAGGTAGCCGTGTCGAAGGACGGTAAAAACATTGAAACGCAGGAATTTGCCGTTCCGATTTCTACCAACGACTCAACGGTAGTAGAGAAGAACTTCTACGTTGACTACATCGATACTACCTCGATGCTAGCTTCGCAGTTCAAGAAGATCTACTTTGATACTGACAAGTACAACTTGCGGCCCGAGTCGATTCAGGAGTTGAACAACATCTCTAACATCCTGAAGGCTAACCCAGGCATCAACATCTCTATTGAAGGTCACTGCGACTCACGCAACACCGACGAGTACAACATTGTACTGGGCCAGAACCGCGCCAATGCTTCGTACAACTACCTGAAGAAGTCAGGTATACCTGAGACGCGCATGGTAACGGTTAGCTACGGTGAGCGTCGTCCGGCTGCCCCGAACGATTCGCCGGAGAACATGCAGCTTAACCGCCGCGTAGAGTTCCGCGTGATTCTAAAGGAAGGCGAAGCTATGCCTCAGTTCAATCCAGGGACGGGTGCCGGTACCGGCACCGGTACCACTAGTACCAGCACTACCAGCAGTTCGTCTAGCACTTCTCGTACTACCGTACCACTGGCACCTGGTAAGAGCAAAGTAAAACTGCCCGATGGCACTAAGGTAAAAACCAAGGTGGATGAGGACAGCGACAAAGTAAAAGTTAAAACTAAAGGTGCCAACGACGAGAAGAGCAAGACCGTAACCAAGGACGGTACCATCGACTCGAAGGTGAAAGAGGCTGATGGTTCTAAGACCAAAGTGAAGACCGACAACGACTAA
- the ubiE gene encoding bifunctional demethylmenaquinone methyltransferase/2-methoxy-6-polyprenyl-1,4-benzoquinol methylase UbiE, with product MAVVPYKDDTSGKKSQVANMFNSIAGKYDFLNHFLSAGTDIYWRRKAVSELKQLRPARILDIATGTADFAIETLRAAAPDAKVTGVDISEGMLDVGRRKLEAKGLSHRIKLELGDSESLPFADNEFDAVTASFGVRNFENLEKGLAEMRRVLRPGGKLVVLEFSKPTAFPLKQAYNFYFRRILPVFGKLISKDNSAYTYLPESVQAFPDGPDFLAILRKVGFTSPAWQPLTFGISSIYTAQK from the coding sequence ATGGCCGTAGTACCCTACAAAGACGACACCTCCGGCAAGAAGTCGCAGGTGGCGAACATGTTCAACAGCATTGCTGGCAAGTACGATTTCCTGAACCACTTCTTGAGTGCAGGCACTGATATCTACTGGCGGCGTAAGGCCGTGAGTGAGCTGAAGCAACTGCGTCCGGCACGAATTCTGGATATTGCCACAGGCACAGCTGATTTTGCTATTGAAACCCTTCGGGCCGCAGCTCCCGATGCCAAAGTCACGGGAGTTGACATCTCGGAGGGTATGTTAGACGTAGGCCGGCGTAAGCTGGAAGCGAAAGGCTTAAGCCACCGTATTAAGTTGGAGCTCGGTGATTCTGAAAGCCTGCCTTTCGCCGATAACGAGTTTGACGCTGTAACGGCTTCTTTTGGCGTGCGCAACTTCGAGAACCTGGAGAAGGGCCTAGCCGAAATGCGGCGAGTACTACGGCCTGGTGGTAAGTTGGTGGTATTGGAGTTTTCTAAACCCACCGCGTTTCCTCTCAAACAGGCCTACAACTTCTACTTCCGGCGAATACTGCCGGTATTTGGAAAACTTATTTCAAAAGACAACTCCGCCTACACCTACCTGCCCGAATCGGTGCAGGCATTTCCGGATGGCCCCGATTTTCTGGCCATTCTGCGTAAGGTCGGCTTTACCTCTCCTGCATGGCAACCCCTCACGTTCGGCATCAGCTCTATTTACACTGCACAAAAATAG
- a CDS encoding porin family protein has protein sequence MATPHVRHQLYLHCTKIGRVGLLLLAAATLPFAAQAQKKSRSSASRGRNGQVKSVTVENLPGYDSRSLHLGLYIAPNFSRYNIEQSPAYFSQGVSANSMISPGLSVGFLGDLRITDYLSLNVAPGVSFMTRRVEFKELGYAPQESVDPEPGKITNQEIASTQVDLPLLLKLKSERRRNTRVYIVGGVKPNFNIGNRRKDPEVNLLQAANSDVAIEYGVGLDLFYPFFKFSPELRFSHGLKNLYTPANDVYSRSLQSMKTNTVTLYLNIWSGR, from the coding sequence ATGGCAACCCCTCACGTTCGGCATCAGCTCTATTTACACTGCACAAAAATAGGCCGGGTAGGCCTGTTGCTTCTGGCCGCCGCCACGCTTCCGTTTGCTGCTCAGGCCCAGAAAAAAAGCCGTAGCAGTGCAAGCCGGGGCCGGAATGGGCAGGTTAAATCCGTAACGGTAGAGAACCTGCCGGGCTACGATAGCCGCTCGCTGCACCTAGGCCTATACATTGCGCCTAATTTCTCGCGCTACAATATTGAGCAGTCGCCGGCGTACTTCAGCCAAGGGGTATCGGCCAATTCCATGATCAGCCCCGGCTTATCAGTTGGTTTTTTAGGTGACTTGCGCATTACGGATTATCTGAGCTTAAACGTTGCGCCAGGCGTCAGTTTTATGACGCGCCGGGTAGAGTTTAAGGAGTTGGGGTACGCACCACAAGAATCAGTTGATCCGGAGCCAGGAAAAATTACCAACCAGGAAATTGCCTCTACTCAGGTTGATTTGCCCTTGCTGCTCAAGCTTAAGTCGGAGCGGCGACGCAACACGCGGGTATACATAGTGGGTGGGGTAAAGCCTAACTTCAACATTGGCAACCGCCGCAAAGACCCAGAGGTAAATCTGCTTCAAGCGGCCAACTCCGATGTGGCTATTGAGTATGGAGTAGGCCTAGACTTGTTTTACCCATTTTTCAAGTTTTCACCGGAGCTGCGGTTTTCCCACGGCTTGAAAAACCTATACACTCCCGCAAATGATGTGTACAGCCGCAGCCTACAAAGCATGAAAACCAATACCGTGACCCTCTACCTGAATATCTGGTCGGGCCGCTAA
- a CDS encoding SDR family NAD(P)-dependent oxidoreductase, which yields MTKTAFITGASSGIGWATAVALGQAGFRLVLTGRRRDRLEELARELGNVPTHLLTFDVRNRQAVEEAVQSLPAEFQDIDVLINNAGNAHGLAPIQDGDPQDWDDMMDGNVKGLLYVSKAVLPSMTRRNVGHIINIGSIAGHETYANGNVYCASKAAVAALTKGMRLDLLPHNIRVAEVNPGAVETEFSQVRFKGDNARAATVYQGFEPLKATDVAELIQFMVTRPAHVNIAEVLILPAAQAAATVIKKA from the coding sequence ATGACTAAAACCGCATTTATCACAGGAGCTTCGTCGGGTATAGGGTGGGCTACTGCCGTGGCACTAGGCCAGGCTGGCTTTCGATTGGTGCTTACCGGCCGCCGTCGTGACCGGCTGGAGGAGCTAGCCCGGGAGCTAGGCAACGTGCCTACCCATCTGCTCACGTTTGATGTTAGAAACCGCCAGGCAGTAGAAGAAGCGGTGCAAAGCTTGCCCGCAGAATTTCAGGATATTGATGTGCTCATCAACAATGCCGGCAATGCCCATGGCCTAGCACCCATCCAGGACGGGGATCCGCAGGATTGGGATGATATGATGGACGGTAACGTGAAAGGGCTGCTATACGTGAGTAAGGCTGTGCTGCCCAGCATGACCCGGCGCAATGTAGGCCACATCATCAACATAGGCTCAATTGCCGGGCATGAAACGTATGCCAACGGCAATGTGTATTGCGCATCAAAGGCGGCCGTAGCTGCTCTCACCAAGGGAATGCGCTTAGATCTGCTGCCCCACAATATTCGGGTGGCGGAGGTGAACCCGGGGGCAGTAGAAACGGAGTTTTCTCAGGTGCGTTTCAAGGGCGACAACGCCCGGGCTGCTACGGTATATCAAGGGTTTGAGCCGCTCAAAGCCACAGACGTAGCCGAACTGATTCAGTTTATGGTAACCCGTCCGGCCCACGTAAATATTGCCGAAGTACTGATACTACCGGCTGCGCAGGCTGCAGCTACCGTTATCAAGAAAGCCTAG